A part of Silvimonas soli genomic DNA contains:
- a CDS encoding CobD/CbiB family protein: MTFLSLILALALEQLRPISSRNPAYLAFVRMANNLERSLDAGEFRNGVYGWLLAMLPPLVVAIAVYFLLAHNSSALAIVWTVAVLYFTMGFRQFSHAFSGISKALQVGDVDGARLLLADWTGQHTSEMSEDEISRLAIEQGLVDSYRYVFGTVFWFVALGWFAGPAGAVLYRTSSLLAQKWGAFENQNAFGRFARWAQDMLDYIPVRLTAVSFAIMGDFQDAVDCWSAQARTWVDYTSGILLSAGAGAIGIKLGDVLHQDHTVKFRPELGLGDAANPDYLASAVGLIWRSVLLWLALILLFSIARWVG; the protein is encoded by the coding sequence ATGACCTTTCTGTCACTGATCCTTGCATTGGCGCTTGAACAACTGCGCCCCATCAGCAGCCGCAATCCGGCTTATCTGGCATTTGTGCGCATGGCCAATAATCTGGAACGCAGCCTGGATGCTGGCGAATTCCGCAATGGCGTTTATGGCTGGTTGCTGGCCATGCTGCCGCCGCTGGTTGTCGCCATTGCCGTGTATTTCCTGCTGGCACATAACAGCTCAGCGCTGGCCATCGTCTGGACCGTGGCCGTGTTGTATTTCACCATGGGCTTTCGCCAGTTCAGCCACGCGTTCTCCGGTATCTCCAAAGCCTTGCAAGTGGGTGATGTCGACGGTGCACGCCTGCTGCTGGCCGACTGGACTGGCCAACACACCTCGGAAATGAGCGAAGACGAAATCTCGCGTCTGGCCATCGAACAAGGTCTGGTGGATTCCTACCGTTACGTATTCGGCACCGTATTCTGGTTTGTGGCGCTGGGCTGGTTTGCCGGCCCTGCTGGCGCAGTGTTGTATCGCACCTCCAGCCTGCTGGCGCAAAAGTGGGGCGCGTTCGAGAACCAGAACGCCTTCGGCCGCTTTGCGCGCTGGGCGCAAGACATGCTTGATTACATTCCGGTGCGTCTGACCGCGGTGAGCTTCGCCATCATGGGCGACTTCCAGGACGCCGTGGATTGCTGGAGCGCACAGGCGCGGACTTGGGTGGATTACACCAGCGGCATCTTGCTGTCGGCAGGCGCGGGTGCCATCGGCATCAAGTTGGGTGACGTGCTGCATCAGGATCACACCGTGAAATTCCGCCCCGAACTGGGTTTGGGCGATGCGGCCAATCCGGATTATCTGGCCAGCGCGGTTGGCTTGATCTGGCGTTCGGTGTTGTTGTGGCTGGCGCTGATTCTTTTGTTCAGCATTGCGCGCTGGGTTGGCTGA